The nucleotide sequence GTTTGGTGTTTGGCGCCCCGTCGATGCCCAATGCGATGGCGGCGGGCCTGGTGTTGCTGGTGCCGCTGGCGAGTTTGCTGTCCAAGCGCCCGGTGGTGATTTTCTCGCGGAAGCCCCGGGCGACCGCGGGGGTTTCCGGATGACTGCGACCGCGGGCTGGCGACCCTGGCTGGAAGCCGCGCGGCCGCGGACGTTGCCCGCGGCGGTGATCCCGGTGATGGTCGGCACGGCGCTGGCGGCGGCGCACGGGGCGGCGGATTATGTCCAGGCTGTGGTCTGCCTGACGTTTGCCGTGCTGGTGCAGATCGGGACGAATTTCGCGAACGACTACTTTGACTTCGTGCAAGGGGCCGACACGCCGGCGCGGGTGGGGCCGCGGCGTGCGGTGGCGGCGGGCCTGATCGCGCCGGGGCGGATGCTGGCGGCGACGGCGGGGGTGCTCGGGGTGGCGTTTGCGGTGGGGCTGGTGCTGGTGATCAAGGGCGGGTGGGTGCTGCTGCCGATCGGCATCCTCAGCATCGTGTGCGCCGTCGCCTACACCGGCGGGCCGTTTCCACTCGGGTACAACGGGCTGGGGGATGTCTTCGTGTTCATTTTCTTCGGGCTGGTCGCGGTCGGGGCCACGTTTTACGTGCAGACAGGCGGCGTGACGTCGGATGTCGTGTCCTGCGCGGCCGCCATCGGGCTGCTGGCGGCGAACATCCTGGTCGCGAACAATTATCGGGACGTCGAGACCGACACCCGTGCCGGCA is from Lacunisphaera limnophila and encodes:
- a CDS encoding 1,4-dihydroxy-2-naphthoate polyprenyltransferase, with product MTATAGWRPWLEAARPRTLPAAVIPVMVGTALAAAHGAADYVQAVVCLTFAVLVQIGTNFANDYFDFVQGADTPARVGPRRAVAAGLIAPGRMLAATAGVLGVAFAVGLVLVIKGGWVLLPIGILSIVCAVAYTGGPFPLGYNGLGDVFVFIFFGLVAVGATFYVQTGGVTSDVVSCAAAIGLLAANILVANNYRDVETDTRAGKRTLVVRFGRRFAVWQYAGSHLVALLCPVALLVTGGYRWPILLPLLLTPQAMALTHRLARSSEPAEQIALLGRTALYLAAFGVLLSVGVVAGR